The following are from one region of the Methanobacterium veterum genome:
- a CDS encoding right-handed parallel beta-helix repeat-containing protein: protein MSLDSFKNINFCSIFLLLSIVIFLGISLNPVSAATINVSSGLQNYDIQSLIDGAQSGDTINFMGNSYSNISLIINKKLDIISHINTIIRSNNSIGINGSSMGLTETFAFYFAKNSSGSVISGFNILTNSDYGIIAQNAKNITISSNNISGGYKGSIKLNNVSNATVSKNDLFNSKGNGINIENSKKITVNENQISNNTYSGIHVYNSDNINVKKSNVSNNTLSGISIYSSKNVSVKDNNINKNGHGVYLSGTDKVNVSYNKISNNRLNGITLEDTTKNTYISKNNVTGNLNGLYIDSYSVNDTVCNNYFTDSHKSIFAGLDVSETGNGIIAGTYYQESNSLIKIEDNSITNNEQFSIRGSPALSHDFVVGANWYGTNDPSQTHVCPMVGMCGMLFSDQVGSLDFVDEDTNKNNQTGGKTNSGNGSSIGNGNGTSGGNNNGSFLGSGSGTANGNGTGSGIGLFGNLESKGLSGGSSGGKNGVEVSIKSTINAIKSNPYASLGILALIVLIAVGYFKRDKFN, encoded by the coding sequence ATGAGTTTAGATTCTTTTAAAAATATAAATTTCTGTTCGATATTTTTACTGTTATCTATCGTCATTTTTCTTGGAATAAGCTTGAATCCGGTTTCGGCAGCTACTATTAATGTGAGCTCGGGACTACAGAATTATGACATTCAATCATTAATCGATGGAGCACAGTCAGGGGATACCATTAATTTCATGGGAAACAGTTACAGCAATATCTCTTTAATAATAAACAAAAAATTGGACATCATTAGCCATATAAACACGATTATCCGTAGTAATAATTCTATTGGTATTAATGGATCTAGTATGGGGCTAACAGAAACGTTTGCTTTCTATTTTGCTAAAAATAGTTCTGGAAGTGTAATTTCAGGCTTCAATATCCTGACCAATTCAGACTATGGTATAATTGCCCAGAATGCTAAAAACATAACCATTAGTTCTAATAATATTTCTGGAGGATATAAAGGTTCAATTAAGTTAAATAATGTTTCCAATGCTACTGTCAGTAAAAATGATCTGTTTAACTCTAAAGGAAATGGTATAAACATTGAAAATTCTAAAAAAATAACTGTAAATGAAAATCAGATATCAAACAATACTTACTCCGGAATACATGTTTATAATTCAGATAATATTAATGTAAAAAAAAGTAATGTTTCAAATAATACTTTAAGTGGAATATCGATTTATTCTTCTAAAAATGTTTCTGTTAAAGACAATAACATCAATAAAAACGGGCATGGTGTTTATTTATCGGGTACTGATAAAGTTAATGTTTCTTACAATAAGATCAGTAACAATCGGTTAAATGGTATAACTTTAGAGGATACGACAAAAAACACTTATATTTCTAAAAATAATGTCACTGGGAATTTAAATGGATTATATATAGATTCTTACAGTGTCAATGATACAGTATGTAATAATTATTTTACAGACAGCCATAAATCTATTTTTGCCGGTTTAGATGTATCTGAAACAGGAAATGGAATTATTGCCGGAACTTATTATCAGGAATCTAATTCATTGATTAAAATTGAGGATAATAGTATAACAAATAATGAACAGTTTTCTATTAGAGGTTCTCCAGCATTATCCCATGATTTTGTAGTAGGAGCTAACTGGTACGGTACCAATGACCCTAGTCAGACTCATGTATGTCCTATGGTGGGGATGTGCGGTATGTTATTTTCAGATCAAGTAGGTTCGTTGGATTTCGTCGATGAAGATACCAATAAAAATAATCAGACAGGTGGAAAAACAAATTCTGGTAATGGCTCTTCTATTGGTAATGGTAATGGTACTAGTGGAGGCAATAATAACGGTTCTTTTCTTGGTAGTGGTAGCGGAACTGCTAACGGTAATGGGACCGGATCTGGAATTGGATTATTTGGAAATCTTGAATCTAAGGGGTTAAGTGGAGGATCAAGTGGTGGAAAAAATGGTGTGGAAGTATCAATTAAAAGCACTATAAATGCGATAAAAAGTAATCCTTATGCTAGTCTAGGAATATTGGCTCTTATAGTGTTGATTGCAGTAGGCTATTTTAAACGAGATAAGTTCAACTAA
- the cdhA gene encoding CO dehydrogenase/acetyl-CoA synthase complex subunit alpha yields MITVTPKNKPKEFKNDFWKSKNFKVSIGEIVEKKEVETAPESMGPTPKPNVTDLRSWDMKLLERYEPFYAPFCDMCCLCTFGKCDLTGKKGACGIDIQAQQARIVLLACCIGTAAHAGHARHLVDHLIEKYGADFAIDLGMNIDIEAPLIRTLIGKKPKKLGDLKEVLSYTEEQLSHLLSACHTGQEGSHLDFESKAMHAGLMDDLAREAGDLAQIVALGMPEGDENAPLIEMGLGTIDSKKPVVLCIGHNVVPGAGIMDYMEDHGLEEDVEVCGICCAAIDISRYNKAAKVVGPLSKQLKFIRSGVADVIVVDEQCIRTDVLEEAVKNKAAVIATTDKMCLGLPDLTDEDADEIVSKLVCREIDGALILDPEKVGEVATRVAMKIADERENLKILPDLDEIQEMAKECTECGWCVRVCPNGKPMMDAVVAAGKGDFSKFVELYEYDTCYSCGRCEQECERELPLMSMITKVGEHYIKDQKYNMRAGRGPVQDVEIRRVGAPIVLGDIPGVIAFVGCSNYPEGGLEVAKMAEEFLERNYIVVTTGCGAMSIGEYRDEEGKTLYERYGGEFDAKGLVNMGSCVSNAHVSGACIKIANIFAQKPLEGNFEEIADYILNRVGACGVAWGAYSQKAAAIATGVNRWGIPVVVGPHGSKYRRLYLGRTDKKEKWNLNDLRSGEVIEGEPAPEHLMYAAENRGEATVMIAKLCIRPNDTPKGRQIKLNHYIDLHKKYFGIIPDDISKFIRNEKDIPITYKKDVMNMLEEAGWEPRALPQEPSTMAFREKARGK; encoded by the coding sequence GTGATTACTGTGACACCGAAAAACAAACCTAAAGAATTCAAAAATGATTTTTGGAAGTCAAAAAATTTCAAAGTCTCAATTGGTGAAATAGTTGAAAAAAAGGAAGTGGAAACAGCTCCTGAATCGATGGGGCCGACCCCTAAACCTAATGTAACTGATTTAAGATCTTGGGACATGAAATTACTGGAAAGATATGAACCATTCTACGCACCTTTCTGTGATATGTGCTGTTTATGTACATTTGGAAAGTGTGATTTAACTGGTAAAAAAGGGGCATGTGGAATTGATATACAGGCTCAGCAAGCAAGAATAGTGCTTTTAGCCTGTTGTATTGGGACGGCTGCTCATGCTGGACATGCACGTCACCTTGTTGACCATTTAATAGAAAAATATGGGGCTGATTTTGCAATTGATCTTGGAATGAATATAGACATAGAAGCTCCATTGATAAGGACACTTATAGGTAAAAAGCCTAAGAAACTGGGCGATTTAAAAGAAGTACTTAGTTATACTGAAGAGCAATTATCACACCTTCTTTCAGCCTGCCATACTGGACAGGAGGGCAGTCATCTTGATTTTGAATCAAAAGCAATGCATGCAGGACTTATGGATGACCTTGCAAGAGAGGCAGGGGATCTTGCACAGATTGTAGCCCTTGGAATGCCTGAAGGGGATGAAAATGCTCCTTTAATAGAAATGGGGCTTGGAACAATTGACAGCAAAAAACCTGTAGTTCTGTGTATAGGGCATAATGTAGTCCCAGGTGCTGGAATAATGGACTATATGGAAGATCATGGTCTTGAAGAAGATGTAGAAGTGTGCGGGATATGCTGTGCCGCTATTGATATTTCAAGATACAATAAAGCAGCTAAAGTGGTAGGGCCACTTTCAAAGCAGCTTAAATTCATTAGAAGTGGTGTTGCAGATGTAATAGTTGTTGATGAGCAATGTATACGGACAGATGTGCTTGAAGAAGCCGTAAAAAATAAAGCAGCAGTCATAGCCACTACAGATAAAATGTGTCTTGGACTTCCAGACCTTACAGATGAAGATGCAGATGAAATAGTTTCAAAACTTGTTTGCAGGGAGATTGATGGGGCTTTAATACTTGATCCTGAAAAAGTTGGTGAAGTTGCCACAAGGGTAGCAATGAAAATTGCAGATGAACGTGAAAACCTCAAAATACTTCCAGATCTTGACGAAATTCAGGAAATGGCTAAAGAATGTACTGAATGCGGATGGTGTGTACGTGTATGTCCAAACGGTAAACCTATGATGGATGCAGTTGTTGCAGCTGGTAAAGGCGATTTTTCTAAATTTGTTGAGCTGTACGAATACGACACATGTTATTCCTGCGGCCGGTGTGAACAGGAGTGTGAAAGGGAACTTCCGCTCATGTCAATGATTACCAAGGTGGGAGAACACTACATAAAAGACCAGAAGTACAATATGAGGGCAGGTAGGGGGCCAGTTCAGGATGTTGAAATAAGAAGAGTAGGTGCCCCAATTGTTCTTGGAGATATTCCTGGAGTTATAGCATTTGTAGGGTGCTCAAATTATCCTGAAGGCGGTTTAGAAGTTGCAAAAATGGCAGAAGAATTCCTCGAGCGAAATTACATAGTTGTAACTACTGGTTGTGGTGCAATGTCTATAGGGGAATACAGAGATGAGGAAGGAAAAACACTCTATGAAAGGTATGGTGGAGAATTCGATGCTAAAGGTCTTGTAAACATGGGTTCATGTGTTTCAAATGCCCATGTTTCAGGTGCATGTATAAAGATAGCCAATATTTTTGCTCAGAAACCCCTTGAAGGAAACTTCGAAGAAATCGCAGATTACATATTAAATAGAGTGGGTGCATGCGGTGTTGCATGGGGTGCTTATTCCCAGAAAGCTGCCGCAATAGCAACTGGAGTTAACAGATGGGGAATACCCGTTGTTGTAGGACCGCACGGATCTAAATATCGTAGACTTTACTTAGGAAGAACCGATAAGAAAGAAAAATGGAACCTTAATGATTTAAGGTCTGGTGAAGTAATTGAAGGAGAACCAGCACCTGAGCACTTGATGTACGCAGCTGAAAACCGCGGGGAAGCAACCGTGATGATTGCAAAATTATGTATAAGGCCTAATGACACTCCAAAAGGAAGACAGATAAAATTAAATCATTATATAGACCTTCACAAGAAGTATTTTGGTATTATACCTGATGACATCTCTAAATTTATAAGAAATGAGAAAGACATCCCTATAACCTACAAGAAAGACGTTATGAATATGCTGGAAGAGGCAGGCTGGGAACCACGTGCACTTCCGCAGGAACCATCCACAATGGCCTTTAGGGAAAAAGCAAGGGGTAAATGA
- the cdhB gene encoding CO dehydrogenase/acetyl-CoA synthase complex subunit epsilon has translation MNERVIPWQPTVIAGPKQALLVTPETAEMMLKKAKRPLMVMGPLVKDSPVLSLAVLIAEKWNIPIVSTGDMFKTLNEADIKSKPYGVVEIVNLLKDPDWGGINGEGQHDLVLFIGVIYYIGSQGLSTLKHFAPHLKTLTLCKFFHSNADASFPNMKDEEWIKYLEKLAE, from the coding sequence ATGAATGAAAGAGTAATCCCATGGCAACCGACAGTTATAGCCGGCCCAAAACAGGCGCTGCTTGTAACTCCAGAAACGGCAGAAATGATGCTTAAAAAAGCAAAAAGGCCTTTAATGGTAATGGGGCCTCTTGTAAAAGATAGTCCTGTATTATCACTCGCCGTACTAATTGCAGAAAAGTGGAATATTCCAATTGTAAGTACTGGAGATATGTTTAAAACACTAAATGAAGCAGATATTAAGAGCAAGCCTTATGGAGTAGTTGAAATTGTAAATCTTCTTAAAGATCCAGATTGGGGAGGAATAAATGGAGAAGGACAGCATGATTTAGTCCTGTTTATTGGTGTAATTTATTATATAGGTTCTCAGGGACTTTCAACCCTGAAGCACTTTGCACCTCACCTTAAGACACTTACACTCTGTAAATTTTTCCATTCCAATGCAGACGCATCGTTCCCTAATATGAAAGATGAAGAATGGATCAAATATCTTGAAAAATTAGCAGAATAA
- the cdhC gene encoding CO dehydrogenase/CO-methylating acetyl-CoA synthase complex subunit beta, whose amino-acid sequence MFEDIPVDVSPMYEGERIRSANMFVELAGPKSVGAELIQVADGVEDGKIEVVGPELSDMKEGEIYPFGILAQIQGEKLEKELEGVIERRIHELCNYVKGFMHLNQRDQIWCRVSKESVNAGFKLEDLGKALSILLKEEFPIIEKISVSILTEESEVESFLETARAQYEVRDARARELSDEDVDVFYGCTMCQSFAPSHVCIVTPDRTALCGAINWFDCRAAAKMDPDGPIFEVEKGEVLDDVRGEYSNVNTVMAEKSQGITERVYLHSVFEYPHTSCGCFEAVAFYIPELDGIGIVDRDFRGETPLGIPFSAMAGQCSGGKQVEGFTGLSLEYMRSPKFLQADGSYERIIWLPKEIKESLTDFIPEELFDKIPTEEDASSIKEIRRFLRESEHPVIERLKASKAAAAEPEIVENETEEVEVSEAPMAQIAYAPEISVPAAGGVRIILKNAKVYAEKIIIKRK is encoded by the coding sequence ATGTTTGAGGATATACCTGTTGATGTTAGCCCAATGTATGAAGGAGAACGTATAAGATCAGCAAATATGTTTGTTGAACTTGCAGGCCCTAAATCTGTCGGTGCAGAACTAATTCAAGTTGCAGACGGCGTTGAAGACGGCAAGATAGAAGTCGTAGGTCCTGAACTCAGTGACATGAAGGAAGGGGAAATCTATCCTTTCGGGATACTTGCACAAATTCAAGGAGAAAAACTCGAAAAAGAGTTAGAAGGAGTTATCGAACGTAGGATACATGAACTATGTAACTATGTTAAAGGTTTCATGCACCTGAACCAGCGAGACCAGATATGGTGCCGTGTGAGTAAAGAATCAGTAAATGCAGGATTTAAGCTTGAAGATCTTGGAAAAGCGCTTTCAATTCTCCTTAAGGAAGAGTTTCCAATCATAGAAAAAATATCAGTCAGCATACTTACAGAAGAAAGCGAAGTAGAATCATTCTTAGAAACAGCACGAGCACAGTATGAAGTAAGAGATGCAAGGGCAAGAGAATTGAGCGATGAGGATGTTGATGTATTCTACGGTTGTACAATGTGCCAATCATTTGCACCAAGTCACGTGTGTATTGTTACACCAGATAGAACCGCACTTTGTGGAGCTATAAATTGGTTTGACTGCAGAGCTGCAGCTAAAATGGATCCTGATGGGCCAATATTTGAAGTAGAAAAAGGTGAAGTTTTAGATGATGTAAGGGGTGAGTACAGCAATGTAAACACTGTCATGGCTGAAAAATCACAGGGTATAACTGAAAGAGTATATTTACACAGTGTATTTGAATATCCTCACACTTCATGTGGGTGTTTTGAAGCGGTCGCATTTTATATTCCTGAACTTGATGGAATTGGAATAGTAGATCGTGACTTTAGGGGAGAAACTCCGCTTGGAATTCCATTTTCGGCAATGGCTGGGCAGTGTTCTGGTGGAAAACAGGTAGAAGGATTTACAGGGCTTAGTCTAGAATACATGAGATCACCTAAGTTTTTACAGGCAGATGGAAGTTATGAAAGGATAATTTGGCTCCCAAAAGAGATAAAAGAGTCTCTAACTGATTTCATACCTGAAGAGTTATTTGATAAAATTCCAACTGAAGAGGATGCATCAAGCATTAAAGAAATCCGAAGATTCCTGCGCGAATCAGAACATCCTGTAATTGAAAGATTAAAAGCATCTAAAGCAGCTGCAGCAGAACCTGAAATTGTGGAAAATGAAACAGAAGAAGTTGAAGTATCTGAAGCTCCAATGGCCCAGATTGCATATGCACCTGAAATTTCAGTGCCGGCAGCTGGTGGAGTTAGAATAATACTTAAAAACGCTAAAGTCTACGCTGAAAAGATAATAATCAAAAGGAAATAG
- a CDS encoding ATP-binding protein gives MIIAVSGKGGTGKSMITSLIVRSLKSCGKDILAIDADPDSNLPEALGIDVEKTVGDVREELKKDTAAGNIPKESNKWDILDYKIMESIVETPDFDLLVMGRPEGSGCYCAVNNMLRKIIETLTSNYDIIVIDTEAGLEHLSRRTTQNVDIMLVVTDRSKRGILTAKRIGDLSDELDIQFKKMYLILNRAVPGKEEETIKKINEIGLDLIGTVYEDETVAEYDIEGKPLMYLPDDSASVTAVSEIVSKVLDLNV, from the coding sequence GTGATAATAGCAGTAAGTGGAAAGGGGGGAACTGGTAAAAGCATGATTACTTCCCTCATTGTTAGATCCTTAAAATCATGTGGTAAAGATATATTGGCGATTGATGCGGATCCTGATTCCAATTTACCAGAAGCCCTTGGAATAGATGTTGAAAAGACGGTAGGTGATGTTAGAGAAGAGCTCAAAAAGGACACTGCAGCAGGCAATATCCCTAAAGAATCAAATAAGTGGGACATACTTGATTATAAAATCATGGAATCCATTGTTGAAACTCCTGATTTTGATCTCCTTGTAATGGGAAGGCCAGAAGGAAGCGGCTGTTACTGCGCTGTAAATAACATGCTCCGAAAGATCATTGAAACACTTACCTCTAACTATGATATAATTGTCATTGATACAGAGGCAGGACTTGAGCATTTAAGCAGGAGAACAACTCAAAATGTTGATATCATGCTTGTAGTGACTGATAGATCAAAAAGAGGGATTTTAACAGCAAAAAGGATCGGTGACCTTTCAGACGAACTTGATATCCAGTTTAAAAAGATGTATTTAATATTAAACCGTGCTGTCCCTGGAAAAGAGGAAGAAACAATTAAAAAAATTAATGAAATTGGACTGGACCTTATTGGAACAGTATATGAAGACGAAACTGTTGCTGAATATGATATTGAAGGAAAACCATTGATGTACCTTCCAGATGATTCTGCATCTGTAACTGCAGTTTCTGAAATTGTTTCGAAGGTTTTAGATTTAAACGTATAA
- the cdhD gene encoding CO dehydrogenase/acetyl-CoA synthase subunit delta, whose amino-acid sequence MDKMTQLLKLLEKTDSIEINEFRMDFEELELQIMPAIQQAVQRVERQVEQAGIKEGIISEIEEFSPPIHEYPGSVAEVQLGAGSRKPVFLGGQNALYRFEEPQPNPPVVTFDVFDIPMPGLPKPIREHFEDVMEHPGDWAKKAVKDFGANMVTIHLIGTGPKVMDKTPQQAAADIEEVLQAVDVPLVIGGSGDPQKDPIVLEAAAAAAEDERCLLASANMDLDYKKVAKAAVDYNHAVLSWAITDINMQKTLNKYLMKEGLTQNDIVMDPTTCALGYGIEFSIDVITRTRLAALKGDTDLQMPMSSGTTNAWGSREAWMKKEEWGPTEYRGPIWEIVTGLTMMLCGVDIFMMLHPQSVKMLREIGETFTKEYMTTEVPDISNWITQLG is encoded by the coding sequence ATGGATAAAATGACACAACTTCTTAAACTACTTGAAAAAACAGATTCTATAGAAATAAATGAATTTAGAATGGACTTTGAAGAATTAGAACTTCAAATAATGCCAGCTATTCAGCAGGCTGTTCAAAGGGTCGAAAGACAGGTTGAACAGGCAGGAATAAAAGAAGGAATAATATCGGAGATTGAAGAATTTTCACCTCCAATCCACGAATACCCCGGATCGGTAGCAGAAGTTCAGCTTGGTGCGGGTTCAAGAAAGCCAGTATTTTTAGGAGGACAAAACGCACTGTACCGTTTTGAAGAACCTCAGCCAAATCCTCCTGTTGTTACATTTGATGTTTTTGATATTCCGATGCCCGGGCTTCCAAAACCGATAAGGGAACATTTTGAAGATGTTATGGAACATCCTGGTGACTGGGCTAAAAAGGCCGTTAAGGACTTTGGAGCCAATATGGTAACTATACACTTGATTGGAACTGGACCAAAAGTTATGGATAAAACTCCTCAGCAGGCTGCAGCAGATATTGAAGAAGTTTTACAGGCTGTAGATGTACCTTTAGTTATAGGTGGTTCCGGTGACCCGCAAAAGGATCCAATTGTTCTTGAAGCAGCAGCAGCAGCTGCTGAAGATGAAAGATGTCTTCTTGCATCAGCAAACATGGATTTAGACTACAAAAAAGTTGCAAAAGCAGCAGTAGACTACAATCATGCGGTTCTCTCATGGGCTATAACAGATATCAACATGCAGAAAACCTTAAACAAATACCTTATGAAAGAAGGTTTAACTCAAAATGATATTGTAATGGACCCTACAACATGTGCACTTGGTTACGGTATTGAATTTTCAATAGATGTTATAACCAGAACAAGACTCGCCGCACTTAAAGGAGATACAGACTTACAAATGCCAATGTCTTCCGGAACAACCAATGCATGGGGTTCTCGTGAGGCATGGATGAAAAAAGAAGAATGGGGACCAACTGAGTACAGGGGACCAATCTGGGAAATAGTAACTGGACTTACCATGATGCTTTGTGGTGTTGATATATTTATGATGCTCCATCCACAATCCGTAAAAATGCTAAGGGAAATTGGAGAAACATTTACAAAAGAATATATGACCACAGAAGTTCCAGATATCTCAAACTGGATTACTCAACTGGGGTAA
- the acsC gene encoding acetyl-CoA decarbonylase/synthase complex subunit gamma, whose protein sequence is MAVTAMDVYRLLPKTNCAKCGEASCMAFATKLSEKETDLELCTQLSANEADKLADVLAPAVREIMIGKGNKAMMVGGDEVLYRYELTYYNPTPLVIDISDDMDPAEFEERVKKIEGTEFERTGELLTLDAIALRNKSGDVSKFKEAAEKLKSSKLALVLCSFDPEAMKAALEAVGDERPLIYGATENNIEEMAALALEYNCPIALFVPNDLEKMKELSRILRTKGIKDIILDPGTFVNDGIGDTLDNFVMMRRLAVEERDDDFRFPILGVPAIAWLDNGEDDINTAIKEATIAATLMDKYADMMIIHGTEIWELIPVLTLRQSVYTDPRKPQAVDPGLYEFGEINEDSPVALTTNFALTYYTVEGDLKAGKANGYLLVLDTEGRAVDVSVAGSQFNGKAVADLIKETGIEDKVKTRKMVIPGLGAPVSGEIEDESGWEILVGPRDSSALADFLREKM, encoded by the coding sequence ATGGCCGTTACTGCAATGGATGTTTACAGACTACTTCCAAAAACAAACTGTGCAAAATGTGGAGAGGCATCGTGCATGGCATTTGCCACAAAACTCTCTGAAAAAGAAACAGATCTTGAACTATGCACACAACTTTCAGCTAATGAAGCTGATAAACTTGCAGATGTATTAGCACCTGCTGTAAGAGAAATAATGATAGGTAAAGGCAATAAAGCCATGATGGTTGGTGGAGATGAAGTCCTTTACAGATATGAACTAACTTATTACAATCCAACTCCTCTTGTAATTGATATAAGTGATGACATGGACCCTGCTGAATTTGAAGAGAGGGTCAAAAAGATAGAAGGCACTGAATTTGAAAGAACCGGAGAATTACTCACACTTGATGCTATAGCACTTAGAAATAAGTCCGGTGACGTCTCAAAATTCAAAGAGGCTGCAGAAAAACTTAAAAGTTCTAAACTAGCGTTAGTATTATGTTCATTTGATCCAGAAGCTATGAAAGCTGCACTTGAGGCTGTTGGAGATGAACGTCCGCTGATCTATGGTGCAACAGAAAACAATATAGAGGAAATGGCGGCACTTGCACTTGAGTACAACTGTCCAATTGCACTATTTGTTCCAAATGACCTTGAAAAAATGAAGGAACTCTCAAGAATCTTGAGGACTAAAGGAATTAAGGACATAATCCTTGACCCTGGAACCTTTGTAAATGATGGAATTGGTGATACCCTTGATAACTTTGTCATGATGAGGAGGCTTGCAGTTGAAGAAAGAGATGATGATTTCAGATTCCCAATTTTAGGAGTTCCAGCAATTGCATGGCTTGATAATGGTGAAGATGATATTAATACTGCGATAAAAGAAGCTACAATTGCAGCCACACTTATGGATAAATATGCAGATATGATGATAATCCATGGAACTGAAATATGGGAGCTAATCCCTGTTTTAACATTAAGACAAAGTGTTTACACTGATCCAAGGAAACCTCAAGCAGTAGATCCTGGATTGTATGAATTTGGTGAAATAAATGAAGATTCACCTGTCGCTTTAACTACAAACTTTGCTCTCACCTATTACACAGTTGAGGGTGACCTGAAGGCCGGGAAAGCCAACGGTTATTTACTGGTACTTGATACCGAAGGTAGAGCTGTCGATGTGTCAGTAGCTGGCAGCCAGTTTAATGGTAAAGCCGTGGCAGATCTAATAAAAGAAACAGGTATTGAAGACAAGGTAAAAACCAGAAAAATGGTTATTCCCGGCCTTGGGGCACCAGTAAGTGGCGAAATCGAAGATGAAAGTGGATGGGAAATTTTGGTAGGACCAAGGGACTCATCAGCTCTGGCAGATTTCCTTAGAGAAAAAATGTAA
- a CDS encoding 4Fe-4S dicluster domain-containing protein → MKTLMVIDPKMCSECKDCITACEKEHGTARAKKSSSIPIFCLQCHPDKAPCARICPTGAIKEEDGTLIVNEDACIVCKLCLIACPIGMPVIDEDKKAVQKCTLCMESDRILPACVEACKDNVLKVFSVEELEKLKSDVSFAKVLEETLKMCQDKL, encoded by the coding sequence ATGAAAACATTGATGGTAATTGACCCAAAAATGTGTTCTGAGTGTAAAGACTGTATCACCGCATGTGAAAAAGAACACGGAACCGCAAGGGCAAAAAAAAGCAGTTCAATTCCAATTTTCTGTCTGCAGTGTCATCCAGACAAAGCACCATGTGCTAGAATATGTCCAACTGGGGCCATAAAAGAGGAAGATGGAACTCTTATAGTGAACGAAGATGCATGTATAGTCTGCAAGCTCTGTTTGATAGCATGCCCTATAGGAATGCCAGTAATTGACGAAGATAAAAAAGCAGTTCAAAAATGTACTTTATGCATGGAATCTGACAGAATACTTCCTGCATGTGTTGAAGCATGTAAAGACAATGTTTTAAAGGTATTTTCAGTTGAAGAACTAGAAAAACTGAAGTCAGACGTTTCATTTGCAAAGGTTCTTGAAGAGACCCTAAAAATGTGTCAGGATAAGTTATAG
- a CDS encoding MGMT family protein produces MLDEISKEYTSFELSDEYEHYAKDVCMAYYGKKTEFEAVIPNKSDFKSKVLQEVAKIPYGEVRTYKQISESIGTKAYRAVGTAIGRNHLPIIIPCHRVVKSDLHVGGFFGGTEMKKEMLENEGICIVDGKIKK; encoded by the coding sequence GTGCTGGACGAAATTTCAAAGGAATATACTTCTTTTGAATTATCAGATGAATATGAACATTATGCAAAAGATGTTTGCATGGCCTATTATGGGAAAAAAACAGAATTTGAAGCCGTTATCCCTAATAAGAGTGATTTTAAAAGTAAAGTGCTTCAAGAAGTTGCAAAAATCCCATACGGAGAAGTTAGAACATATAAACAGATTTCAGAATCTATTGGAACCAAAGCTTACAGGGCAGTTGGAACTGCAATTGGCAGGAACCATCTTCCAATAATAATTCCATGCCATCGCGTTGTAAAATCAGATTTACATGTGGGTGGATTCTTCGGTGGTACTGAAATGAAGAAAGAAATGCTGGAAAATGAGGGAATCTGTATTGTAGACGGTAAAATTAAAAAATAA